CGCCAATGATAACCGCCTCTTCTTTCTTTACGCCGTAGCGCAGAAGGGCGAATTCGACAAACGAGCTATCCGGTTTACCTGTGACAATCGGTCGAACGCCCGAGGCGTATTCGACCAACGCCCCGAGTGACCCGTTGCCCGGGATAAACGTCCCATCTGCAACCGGATAGCGCGCATCGGAGTTGGTCAACACGAACCAGCCAAGGCGATAGGCAATGCGTGTGATGATGGCGAGATCGTGATAGGTCACATTCTGGTCCATCCCGATCACGGCCGCAGCCGCATCATCGGGCGATGCACCGTGAAGATTGCCGCCTTGCGCGCGGGCAGGCGTAAACCCCGCCGCGCGAAGCGCCTCTTCAAGCCCATTTAAGCCGACGTAGGCAACGGTCGATCCCGCTGGAATCCGCGCCATCAACGCGTGCGCGGCTGCCTGGGCAGACGTGCACACTTCTTCTGGATGCGCCCCGATGCCACAGCGTTCAAGCGCAGCGACCACTTCCTTGGGCGTCCTGGATGAATTATTGGTAAAGAACACAGGTTGCGTACCTTGTTCGCGCAATCGCTCGACAAACGCCGGTGCGCCCGGAATCACTTGTCCGTCGCGCCATAAGGTGCCGTCGAGATCGAGTAAGGCCAATTTAAACTGGTTTTTCATGGAATGTAACCTCCGCTATGTCGAATGGACGGAGAGCCCGTCCGTACACTCCACAGTCTACCACGCGCTGAAAAGGTACGCCTCGAAGCGTCAATTGGCGGTGCCACGACAGGCACCGCCCACATCAACTGCGCTTCTCCTTGCCCCGCTCGTACACTTCGGGCGACACCCGCGCTTTGACGGCTGCCAGGCTCGCCTTCAGCCAAACCCGCCGCTGCGCGTGCCACGTTTGCACGGGTGCCGACCACGGCTCTGGGACGTGGCGTGCAGAGAGAAGCGTTTCTAATTCGCGCGCTGCCTTCGCGTCTGCGCGCCTCGCTCTGTAGAGCAAACTGACCAAATCCGTGGTCAACCGCTCTCCTTCCGCCTCGCCGTCCGGCTTCAGAAAGTGAAGTCGAATACAATGCCCCAATGCCTCGACGCGACAAACCGTCGACGCCTCCGTCCAGTGCCGCAGTGGCGCCAGCGCCGATTCATCGACGATACCCGCGGTTTCCCACTCTCTGAGCATCGATGAAAATACCTGTTGCGCATATAGTGATCGTCGAAGTGCCTGCAGCGCACTTCCCCACACGGGATGACCAGTGCCTGACATTTTGCAAAACTCCCCCATCGCATGTCTTCCGAATATGGATATGTGGGCACTTTGACACAGGTGCAAAAGCGAAAGAAATTGACCATCCTGGCCGAAACTCTTAACATGAATTTGGAACGCGGGAGGAAGTGGTTTCGTGACAGGCAATCTACATACCGAAACGCTGTGCGAGCACGTGCTGCGCGTCGAATTACCGACCCATACACTCGAGCCACTCGCTTCGACGAACGTGTATGTCATCC
Above is a genomic segment from Alicyclobacillus acidoterrestris containing:
- a CDS encoding HAD-IIA family hydrolase translates to MKNQFKLALLDLDGTLWRDGQVIPGAPAFVERLREQGTQPVFFTNNSSRTPKEVVAALERCGIGAHPEEVCTSAQAAAHALMARIPAGSTVAYVGLNGLEEALRAAGFTPARAQGGNLHGASPDDAAAAVIGMDQNVTYHDLAIITRIAYRLGWFVLTNSDARYPVADGTFIPGNGSLGALVEYASGVRPIVTGKPDSSFVEFALLRYGVKKEEAVIIGDNIYTDVLAGAQAGVKTIHVLSGVSFPDATDLPQADETVESVANIFRQEPL